Within the Stenotrophomonas sp. 610A2 genome, the region GCCGCTGCGCAGCGCCACCGGCGCGAGTATCGTCCCACTGCACGGTCACCCGATACCGACTATTGCCGAGTGCTTCAATGCGTCCGCAGGTGCTGGTATCCCCGTCCGCTCCGAGGGTGGTTTTCAGTGATGTGAGCCAGGCTGAGAGGTCATTCTGGGCCAGCGACCCACTGCCGCTGGCCGCACAGGTCATGCCAATGACGTAGTTGGCTGCATTGACCCGATTGGCACGCATCGCTTCGACAATCGAGGTTGTCTGCATCACTGCCTGGGTGCTTTCCAAAGAGCTCTGCCCACCGCGCAAGGCCAAGGCCTGCATCGCAGCGATGCCAAGCAGGCCAATGGCAAGTATTAGCACCGAAATCATCACTTCGAGCAAACTCACGCCCCGATTGGTACGCGGCGATGGTCTGCCGCCCCTGCGGCTGGCACCCCGACCTTTGATCTTGATCATGCGCATGCTCCACCACCATTTGCCTTGGTCGTGACGACACCGCCACTGGCCATCAAAGTTACTGTCCGGGTGTTGTTCGCGGGATTGGTAACGGGAATGCAGACCGACATGACCTCCTGGGCATCGATCAGCCCCGAAGGCCGGAACCGAATGCCGCCAGCCGGCCCGGATACCTGCACCTTGGCGTTGACAGCCGAGTCACGAACTACGTCGTTGGCGCCTGCGACGTTGTCACGCCCCACCACGATCCAACGCGTCCAGGAAGTCTTTGATGCGCACACCAGCCCATCATCACTGGCACACACGGTTACAGCCGCGTTGCGCCGCACAGCTTCACTGCGTGCCAACTGCAATGCCGTGACCAGCTCGGTCGTCGCCGTGCTCAAGCGATTGGCCCCGATCAGGGCCTGCATCGAAGGCGCGGCAATGGACGCGACAATCGCCAGAACAGCGACCGTCACCATCAACTCGATCAATGTGAAACCCGATGCCGGCCAGCGCCCGACACCTCCCCGGTTCCTACGCATACACCCACCTCCCTCTTTCTACATCTATTAATCTAGGTCACGGCCGCACCGTCCTGCCAGCACCGGACGATGGACGGTCCAAAGGCGCCCCTGAACGGAACCCGAGCGTGAGCCCCACCTTCAAACAACCCTTGGACGTGCTGTTCCGGCCGACCACGCTGATCGCGATGATCATGGCGGGCGAGGCGCTGGCCGCGATCCTGGCGCTGTCGCCGGTCGCCATCGAAGACAGGCTGGTCTTGTTTGGACTGGCATCATTGACCACCCAGCTGATACTGCTGAGCACGCTTGGCCTCCTTTACCTGCTGCGACGTTGGCTCAACGCCTCCTCCACGCAGAGCCTGGCCTGGCTGGCCCTGGCCATCCTGCTACTGATGACCTGGCTGGTGATCAAGACGGGCTGGGAGCTTCTGGGCACGCAGCAGCCCGCCATCGAAGGCCAGACGCTGCTGTACCGATCACTAGGCCTGGCGCTCGTCGCCGGCCTGCTTACCCTGCTCAGCTATCAGAACCATTGGCAGGCACGGCAATTGGCCGTGCGCGCCAAACAGGCCGAGCTGGAGGCGCTACGCGCGCGCATCCGCCCGCACTTTCTATTCAACACGCTCAATACCGGCGCCGCCCTTGTTCACAGCCGCCCTGAGGAAGCCGAACGATTGCTACTGGATTTGGCTGACCTGTTCCGTGCGGCACTGGGTGGAGCGCAGGAAATACCGCTGGCGGAAGAAATCGCGCTTACCCGGCGCTACACCGAGATTGAAGCCCTGCGATTTGGCCAGCGCATGCGCATTGACTGGCAGCTACCCGGAATTCTGCCTAACCGCCTGGTACCGACACTGTCGCTACAACCGCTGGTTGAGAACGCGATCCATCATGGAATCGAGCCCTCACCAGAAGGCGGCGAGATCTGCATAGCCGTGGTGGAGGACAGGGATCGGCTCCAGATCATCGTAAAAAACGACATGCCGCCGCCTGGCGCAAGTACCACCCGCACTGGCCACAAGGTCGGGCTCGAATCGTCCCGCGCCCGTATCCTGGCGCTGACGGGAGGACTTGGCGATGTGGCGACACGAATCGAAAACGGTCGCCACATCACCACCATCACCCTACCCGCCTGATCCTGCTGATCAGGCAACCACCTGATAACAAGGACGATACTCACCGGAAATCTTCATCCGGCGCTGCTCGACAAACGCGCGCAGCAACTCGTCCAACGCCTGCATCATCTCGGTATCGCCGTGGATCTTGAAGGGGCCGAATTCCTCGATCCGGGCCATGCTTTCTTCCTTGACGTTGCCGGCGACGATGCCGGAGAACGCGCGGCGCAGATCTGCAGCAAGGTCCGGGGCCGGGCGACCCTTGTGCAGGTCCAGCCCAGCCATGGCTTCATGCGTAGGCACGAACGGCTGCTGGTAGGGCAGCGGGATTTCCACCTGCCAGTTGTAGAAGAACGAATCACGCTGCGCCAGACGGAACTCACGCACGCGCTTGATGCCCTGCGACATCTTGCGGGCCACTCCAACCGGGTCGCCAACGATGATTTCGTAACGCTCCGCCGCCTTGTCACCCAGGGTCAAACGGATGAAACGGTCGATCTGCTGGAAGTAAGGCGCAGCAATGGCCGGGCCACTGAGAATCAGCGGGAACGGCAGGTCCTTGTTCTCCTCGCTCAACAGGATGCCAAGCAGGTACAGGATCTCCTCGGCGGTACCGACGCCGCCCGGGAACACGATGATGCCGTGGCCGAGGCGGACAAACGCCTCAAGGCGCTTCTCGATGTCCGGCATGATCACCAGGTGGTT harbors:
- a CDS encoding sensor histidine kinase, producing the protein MSPTFKQPLDVLFRPTTLIAMIMAGEALAAILALSPVAIEDRLVLFGLASLTTQLILLSTLGLLYLLRRWLNASSTQSLAWLALAILLLMTWLVIKTGWELLGTQQPAIEGQTLLYRSLGLALVAGLLTLLSYQNHWQARQLAVRAKQAELEALRARIRPHFLFNTLNTGAALVHSRPEEAERLLLDLADLFRAALGGAQEIPLAEEIALTRRYTEIEALRFGQRMRIDWQLPGILPNRLVPTLSLQPLVENAIHHGIEPSPEGGEICIAVVEDRDRLQIIVKNDMPPPGASTTRTGHKVGLESSRARILALTGGLGDVATRIENGRHITTITLPA
- the pilV gene encoding type IV pilus modification protein PilV, with the protein product MIKIKGRGASRRGGRPSPRTNRGVSLLEVMISVLILAIGLLGIAAMQALALRGGQSSLESTQAVMQTTSIVEAMRANRVNAANYVIGMTCAASGSGSLAQNDLSAWLTSLKTTLGADGDTSTCGRIEALGNSRYRVTVQWDDTRAGGAAQRQIATEVRI
- a CDS encoding GspH/FimT family pseudopilin, translating into MRRNRGGVGRWPASGFTLIELMVTVAVLAIVASIAAPSMQALIGANRLSTATTELVTALQLARSEAVRRNAAVTVCASDDGLVCASKTSWTRWIVVGRDNVAGANDVVRDSAVNAKVQVSGPAGGIRFRPSGLIDAQEVMSVCIPVTNPANNTRTVTLMASGGVVTTKANGGGACA